A section of the Malania oleifera isolate guangnan ecotype guangnan chromosome 2, ASM2987363v1, whole genome shotgun sequence genome encodes:
- the LOC131147927 gene encoding pentatricopeptide repeat-containing protein At2g22410, mitochondrial, with protein MVFLLVANRRSLRLLPPGPPPSSNTSFSSLHTRSLLPHRAKPTNWNTSHTFVLTNPLLSLLEKCKSIAQLKQIQAQMVLTGLVSVGFASSRLIAFCAISESADLEYCRHILVNTQSPNVFSWNVAIRGYSESENPEKSVLLYKKMLQSGGSRPDNYTYPLLFKACARLLLNHMGREILGHVLQLGLDSDVFVHNAVIHMLVSCRELAAAREVFDGSCVRDLVSWNSMINGYVRSGWACEALKLYQEMELQGIQPDEVTMIGVVSACAQLEDLSHGKEFHRHIEENGLKLTIPLVNALMDMYVKCGNLEAAQVLFDNMTNRTVVSWTTMIVGYAKSGFLDIAQMLFDEMPERDVVPWNAMIGGFVQAKRGKEALALFHDMQAKNVKPDEVTMVSCLSACSQLGALDIGIWIHHYIERHKLSLNVALGTALVDMYAKCGNITKAIKIFRDIPGKNSLTWTALICGLALHGNAHDAISHFIDMINIGLMPDEVTYLGVLSACCHGGLVDEGRKYFAQMNFKFNLSPKLKHYSCMVDLLGRAGLLEEAEELIKHMPMEADAVVWGALFFACRIHGNVVMGERAASKLLELDPHDSGIYVLLASMYGEAEMWKEAGKVRKMMRERGVEKTPGCSLIEVDGIVYEFIVRDKSHPRSELIYECLACLARQLDLVGVLGEDSLGL; from the coding sequence ATGGTATTTCTGCTGGTTGCGAACCGGAGATCTCTGCGTTTGCTTCCACCAGGGCCTCCTCCTTCCTCAAACACCTCATTTTCTTCCCTTCACACTCGCAGCCTCTTGCCCCACAGAGCAAAACCCACCAATTGGAACACAAGTCACACCTTCGTTCTCACAaaccctctgctctctctcttgGAAAAATGCAAATCCATCGCCCAACTGAAGCAAATCCAAGCCCAGATGGTCCTAACCGGTTTAGTCTCCGTTGGGTTCGCCTCCAGCCGCCTCATTGCCTTTTGTGCGATTTCGGAATCGGCTGATCTCGAGTATTGCCGCCACATTTTGGTTAACACTCAAAGCCCAAATGTTTTCTCTTGGAACGTAGCAATCAGAGGGTATTCGGAAAGCGAGAACCCGGAAAAATCCGTTTTGTTGTATAAGAAAATGTTGCAGAGTGGTGGGTCGCGGCCTGATAATTACACTTACCCTTTGTTGTTTAAGGCTTGCGCTCGTTTGTTGTTGAATCACATGGGTCGTGAGATTCTTGGGCATGTGTTGCAGTTGGGTCTTGATTCGGATGTATTTGTGCATAATGCGGTGATCCATATGCTGGTTTCGTGCAGAGAACTAGCAGCAGCACGTGAGGTGTTTGATGGAAGTTGTGTGAgagatttggtttcttggaattcTATGATTAATGGGTATGTTCGAAGTGGATGGGCATGCGAGGCACTAAAGCTTTATCAAGAAATGGAGTTGCAAGGAATCCAGCCGGATGAGGTTACTATGATAGGGGTGGTTTCCGCTTGTGCGCAATTGGAGGATTTAAGCCATGGGAAGGAATTCCATCGTCACATTGAAGAAAATGGGTTGAAATTGACAATTCCGCTTGTTAATGCACTTATGGACATGTATGTGAAGTGTGGTAATTTGGAGGCAGCACAAGTATTATTTGATAATATGACTAATAGAACTGTTGTCTCATGGACTACAATGATTGTCGGGTATGCAAAATCTGGGTTTTTGGATATTGCTCAAATGCTCTTTGATGAGATGCCAGAGAGAGATGTTGTACCTTGGAATGCTATGATCGGCGGTTTTGTCCAAGCTAAGCGTGGGAAGGAAGCCTTGGCTTTGTTTCACGATATGCAAGCCAAGAATGTGAAGCCTGATGAGGTGACAATGGTTAGCTGCCTATCAGCTTGCTCACAGCTTGGTGCACTTGATATAGGAATATGGATTCATCATTACATTGAAAGGCACAAACTTTCTCTTAATGTTGCCCTTGGCACTGCTCTTGTTGACATGTATGCCAAGTGCGGGAACATCACAAAGGCTATCAAGATTTTTCGAGATATCCCTGGAAAGAATTCTTTAACTTGGACTGCATTAATTTGCGGTTTAGCACTGCATGGTAATGCCCACGATGCTATATCCCACTTTATAGATATGATCAATATTGGTTTGATGCCAGATGAAGTCACCTATCTTGGGGTCTTATCAGCTTGTTGTCATGGAGGCTTGGTTGATGAAGGCCGCAAGTATTTTGCCCAAATGAACTTCAAATTCAACCTTTCTCCAAAGCTTAAACACTACTCTTGCATGGTGGACCTCTTAGGTCGGGCTGGTTTATTGGAAGAGGCAGAAGAGCTTATTAAGCATATGCCAATGGAGGCAGATGCTGTGGTCTGGGGTGCATTATTTTTTGCTTGCCGAATTCATGGAAACGTTGTAATGGGAGAAAGAGCAGCTTCAAAACTTCTTGAGTTAGATCCTCATGATAGTGGAATTTATGTTTTGCTCGCAAGTATGTATGGTGAGGCAGAAATGTGGAAGGAGGCTGGAAAGGTAAGGAAAATGATGAGGGAGAGGGGAGTAGAGAAGACTCCTGGTTGTAGCTTAATTGAAGTGGATGGCATTGTTTATGAGTTTATTGTTAGGGACAAATCACATCCTCGGTCAGAACTGATTTATGAATGTTTAGCTTGCTTAGCAAGGCAGTTGGATCTTGTTGGTGTCCTTGGGGAGGACTCTCTTGGGCTCTGA
- the LOC131147928 gene encoding ADP,ATP carrier protein, mitochondrial, whose product MADRQQHPNVMQKVAGQLHLNSSLSQDTQIRYGGFQRSSTYQRRFAYGNYANAGLQYPMPSACQASCDLSSVAPAVSPVFVQAPSEKGFAGFAIDFLMGGVSAAVSKTAAAPIERVKLLIQNQDEMIKTGRLSEPYKGIGDCFSRTMKDEGIVALWRGNTANVIRYFPTQALNFAFKDYFKRLFNFKKDRDGYWKWFAGNLASGGAAGASSLLFVYSLDYARTRLANDAKAAKKGGERQFNGLVDVYRKTLQTDGIAGLYRGFNISCVGIIVYRGLYFGMYDSLKPVILTGKLQDSFFASFALGWVITNGAGLASYPIDTVRRRMMMTSGEAVKYKSSLDAFSQILKKEGAKSLFKGAGANILRAVAGAGVLAGYDKLQVIVFGKKYGSGGA is encoded by the exons ATGGCTGATCGGCAACAGCACCCAAATGTCATGCAGAAGGTAGCTGGCCAGCTCCACCTCAATTCTAGCCTGTCGCAGGACACTCAAATACGTTATGGGGGCTTCCAAAGGTCTTCTACTTACCAGAGACGTTTTGCATATGGGAATTATGCTAATGCAGGATTGCAGTATCCCATGCCCTCGGCATGTCAAGCTTCCTGTGATTTGTCATCAGTTGCCCCAGCTGTTTCGCCTGTGTTTGTCCAAGCTCCTTCAGAGAAAGGATTTGCTGGATTTGCCATTGATTTTCTTATGGGTGGTGTTTCTGCTGCTGTGTCCAAAACAGCTGCTGCTCCCATTGAGCGTGTCAAACTTTTGATCCAAAACCAGGATGAAATGATTAAAACTGGTCGTTTGTCTGAACCCTACAAGGGTATTGGAGATTGTTTCAGCAGAACAATGAAAGATGAAGGAATTGTAGCATTGTGGAGAGGGAACACAGCTAATGTCATTCGTTACTTCCCCACTCAG GCATTGAACTTTGCATTCAAGGATTACTTTAAGAGGCTATTTAACTTCAAGAAAGACCGGGATGGCTACTGGAAATGGTTCGCTGGTAATTTGGCATCTGGTGGGGCTGCTGGTGCTTCTTCCCTGCTTTTTGTCTATTCCTTGGATTATGCAAGAACCCGTCTTGCTAATGATGCAAAGGCTGCGAAGAAGGGAGGTGAGAGGCAATTCAATGGTTTGGTTGATGTCTATAGGAAGACTCTCCAGACAGATGGTATTGCTGGGCTTTACCGTGGATTCAACATTTCATGTGTTGGTATCATTGTGTACCGTGGTTTATATTTTGGCATGTATGATTCTTTGAAACCCGTGATCCTGACTGGAAAGTTGCAG GATAGTTTCTTCGCTAGCTTTGCTCTTGGTTGGGTTATTACAAATGGTGCTGGACTCGCCTCCTACCCCATTGATACCGTTCGCAGAAGGATGATGATGACGTCCGGAGAAGCTGTCAAGTACAAGAGCTCACTCGATGCGTTCTCTCAGATCCTTAAGAAAGAAGGTGCCAAATCTCTCTTTAAGGGTGCTGGTGCAAACATCCTCCGTGCAGTTGCCGGTGCTGGTGTGCTCGCCGGTTACGACAAGCTTCAGGTGATTGTTTTTGGAAAGAAGTACGGTTCTGGTGGGGCTTAA
- the LOC131147929 gene encoding uncharacterized protein LOC131147929 — MDSLGLGGGFLSGSSGGILDLEASIHRHQQTHLGQPQQTQQHHMNVMTGGAENDNSIGCSVPKCIAMNCGRGKAISPVNAATNNTTSDEDEPSFAEDGSGETLNGLKGKKGSPWQRMKWTDSVVRLLIAVVAYVGDDGTPEAVEGLKRKSGILQKKGKWKTVSKIMISRGCCVSPQQCEDKFNDLNKRYKQLNKILGRGTTCRVVENPSLLDSMPQLSAKVKDDVRKILSSKHLFYKEMCAYHNGQRIPNCHDLDLQGHSLPVARCSKDTNGSEGEEAEEHGDCDDDELDNEYDNNAFGNGERLGEASDRKKVNEEGSTIWSQYGGGQGGFEAEMAGIFQDPTKSLWEQKAWIKNRLLQLQEQRISIEEEAFELEKRHFKWLRFRSKKDREMERLRLVNERMQLENERMALQLKHKDKEMEFDLKRSEAPLDPGSLGIERLQGRDQIDLGRLQ, encoded by the coding sequence ATGGATAGTTTGGGTTTGGGCGGTGGGTTTTTGTCGGGTTCGAGTGGTGGGATATTGGACCTGGAGGCATCAATTCATAGGCACCAACAGACCCATTTGGGGCAGCCACAGCAAACCCAGCAGCATCACATGAATGTGATGACTGGTGGTGCTGAAAATGATAACTCCATCGGTTGTTCGGTCCCAAAATGTATTGCAATGAATTGTGGTCGAGGGAAGGCCATTAGCCCGGTTAATGCTGCAACTAACAACACTACGAGCGATGAGGATGAGCCAAGTTTTGCTGAAGATGGATCTGGTGAAACCTTGAACGGTCTTAAGGGGAAGAAAGGGTCTCCGTGGCAGCGGATGAAATGGACCGACAGTGTTGTTAGGCTTCTAATAGCAGTAGTTGCGTATGTTGGGGATGATGGTACGCCGGAGGCTGTGGAGGGGCTGAAGAGGAAGTCTGGGATTTTACAAAAGAAGGGTAAGTGGAAAACAGTCTCGAAGATTATGATAAGTAGGGGTTGTTGTGTTTCCCCCCAGCAGTGTGAGGATAAGTTTAATGACTTGAACAAGAGGTACAAGCAGCTGAACAAAATTCTCGGGAGGGGAACTACCTGCAGGGTGGTGGAGAACCCAAGCCTACTGGACTCCATGCCCCAGTTATCAGCTAAGGTGAAGGATGATGTGAGAAAAATATTGAGCTCAAAACATTTGTTTTATAAGGAAATGTGTGCATACCATAATGGACAGAGGATACCTAACTGTCATGATCTTGATCTGCAAGGGCATTCTTTACCTGTTGCAAGGTGCTCCAAGGACACTAATGGCTCTGAAGGGGAAGAAGCTGAAGAGCATGGTGACTGTGACGATGATGAATTGGACAATGAATACGATAATAATGCTTTTGGGAATGGAGAGAGGTTGGGGGAGGCCAGTGATAGGAAGAAAGTGAATGAGGAGGGAAGCACTATCTGGTCACAGTATGGTGGTGGACAGGGTGGTTTTGAAGCTGAAATGGCTGGGATTTTTCAAGACCCCACAAAGTCACTGTGGGAGCAGAAAGCGTGGATAAAGAATCGGTTGTTGCAACTTCAAGAGCAAAGAATAAGCATTGAGGAGGAAGCTTTTGAGTTGGAGAAACGGCACTTTAAGTGGCTGAGATTCCGAAGCAAGAAAGACAGGGAGATGGAGAGGCTGAGGTTGGTGAATGAGAGAATGCAACTAGAGAATGAGCGGATGGCTTTACAGCTGAAGCATAAAGATAAGGAAATGGAGTTTGATCTAAAGAGGTCAGAAGCACCTTTGGACCCCGGTTCTCTTGGCATCGAAAGGCTGCAAGGAAGAGATCAGATAGATTTGGGTAGGCTTCAGTAA